A region of the Bacillus sp. NP247 genome:
AATACAGCAAAAACTTCTTTGTCTAATGTTATTTTCTCTACTAAATTCCCCTTTAAAGAAGGTATTATTGGAGGAACTCCTAAGCCATTATTATATAAAAAATCTGTATATCTAACTTCTTCTAGTTGTTCTTCATAGGTTTTATAATTAGTTATTCTAACGAAATAATTACCTTGTAATGCGACACATTGATACATTTCATTTGTTACTGAATGAATGCCAATAAAATCTAATGGATATAGTTCATCAATGTGTTGGAGTATCTCTTTTTCCGAATTAGTCATTTTAAAATCCGTTCCTCTCGCTTTAAGTCTATTTTTTTATTCTAAAATGTAAATGGAATCTAGTATCTTAAGCAAATTCGGGAATCGGTAATAAAAACCCTTCCTTAATGTACGAAGCGGTCTACTTTAATACAAAGTAATTAATTAGCAGACAAATATGAAATACATTTTAATTCAATACAGAGAGTTTGTTTTTTGAATGAAACTATTCATATTTACGTAAGAATTGTATATTGGAAAGTATAGTGAACATGTGACAAACTTAGGTAGATGAGAAAATATGAAATTAAAAGATAATACTGTTATTTAGTAGTTTTATATAATAAACCACAAGAAATATCAAAAGAAAGAAATTGATACCTCTTATAATTTTCGTTGAGGAGTGAAATAAATGAATGAGCATATACAACTTATGATCGATTGGATAGAGGGGAAGTTAAAAAGTGAATTTTCATTAGACGAATTGTCTCATTATATGGGCTATTCTCCTTATTATTGTTCTTTTAAGTTTCATCAAGTAACAGGTATAAGTATTAGGCGTTATATTCTTCTTAGAAGATTGTATTTATCTACTGAGGATTTAAAGAAGGATAGAAAGATAATTGATATCGCCTTTGATTACGAATACTCCTCGCAAGAAGCGTATAGCCGAGCTTTCAAAAATATTTTTGGAATAAATCCGAGAGAATTTCAACTTAACAAAATGCCTATTCAATCATTTGTTAAACTCAATATAAATAATGGAGGAGAGTTTAAAATGAATTTTTCTAGAAAAATTGAAGTTGATCAGTTACGAAATGCGAAGAGTGAGCTGTTTGATAAAGATGTACTAAACATATTAAATGGTCAATTTATGTATGAAGAATTTAAAGGTGAAAAACTAATGGGGGAGTCTGATTACGCTCCATTTAATGAAGCGATGTGTGTAAATGCAACTACTGAACAAGTTTTTGATGAAGAGTTTATTAAAATCAGGGCAGAGGGACATAGCAATTCAACAGAAAATTATATAAAAAAGGTCATTCATCCGTTAGAAGGTCTTTTTAAGCGTGAGTATAAATGTATCGTTTTATGGTTTGGTGAGGACATGTTTTGCCAAATGAACTTGCTCACATTACTTTCCTACCTTGAGCAGTCCGATTATGAGGGGAAAGTATATTTAAATAGCTTTAGAGAAGATGAATTCAAAGTCAGTCAAACTGAACTGAAGTTAGGTAACTATTGTTCTGTATACAAAAAGGTATTGGTAAATCATGAAAAACCATCTGTTGAATTACTTCCAGTGCTGTATCAGGCTATAAACTTATATTTAGATATGTTAAAAGAAGAGAATGCGGTAGTAAAATTCATCTCCAAAAATAAAGATTTACCAACCAAAGAATTATTAAAAAAGTTGTTTCATCTTTTCCCAACAATCGGATATGGAGACTCCCAATACATAGAACTTATCAATAGAATAAAATGAAATATCATTGGATTAATTGACTAAGAAGATGCACCTAAAAGCATAGGTGCATCTTTTTTAATTATATCCGTTCAAGTAATTCCAATTCTTCTTCTACAAATGCCATTAATTCTTTTATTGTTTCACTAGAAAAATCAAAGCGAATTCCAGCTGCTTCATATACTTCTGTTAAGGGTTTAGAGCTACCTAGAGATAATGCTTTTTTATAGTTTTGTAGTGCTTGTTTAGGATTCTCTTTATATTGTTTATACATTTGCAGTGCACCAAGCTGTGCAATCGCATATTCGATATAATAGAATGGTACTTCAAAAATATGTAGTACAGGTAACCAGCCAGTTGCTATCCAATTTTCATAACCTTCAATATTTACCACATTCGATTGGTAAGTGTTATGTAATTCTAAATATTTTTCATTTCTTTCTTTAGCAGTATGACTTGGATTTTCATACATCCAATGTTGGAATTGATCAACGATAATCATTTGTGGTAAATACTTAACAATATCTTTAAAGAAATCTAATTTTGTTTTTATAAATTCTTCTGTATTCTCATAAAATGTATCCCAATACTCCATCGAAAATAATTCCATTGTCATGCTGGCTAGCTCAGCTGATTCTGAAGGGATTTCTAAATATTTTTGTAGCTCTAGCTGCTTCATACATTCATTATGAATACTATGGCCCATTTCATGGAGGAAAGTAGTAACATCATAATGTGTATGATTGAGATTCATAAAAATAAAAGATAGTTGAGAAGCAGGTAAGTGTTCGCAAAATCCTCCAGGTGCTTTTCCTTTACGACTTTCTAAATCTAAGCAATCATTTTTATGCATACGGCTCAATAATGCAGAGAATTCAGGGTCTAGTTTGTGTAAAATATGAGAACTTTTTTCGATTAAATCACTCTCGTCTTCAATAGGTTTTAATACTTTTTGATTTGGTGCGGCTGCTTTTAGATCCCACGGACGAAGTGTATCTACTTGAAGTTCAGCTTTTTTCTCATTAAATATATTATCAATAAGTGGTACAACGTATTTACGAACAGATTCTGCAAGTTCATAGCAATCATCAGCCGTATAATCAAAGCGTTCATATTTTTTAAACATATAATCACGATAATTATCTAATTGAATGTTTTTTGCCTTTTGGTGACGGATTGCAATTAATTCATTTAAAATATGTTGTAAATTATTTTCAACAGATAAGAATTTTTCAGAAATGAGCGTTTTTGCTTTTTTTCGTATATCACGATTTGGATTTTGTAAGTAAGACTGTAGTTCAGTAATTGTTTTTTCTTCGCCATCCCATAGTGCAGTCAAACTGCCTGTGATTTCGAAGTACTCGGTTACTAATTTGTCTTCTTTTACTTCTAAATCAATGTTCTTCTCACAAAATAATGTTTGTGCATTCTTTATTTTTTTATCAAGTATGCTATAAGTTTTTGGATCTAGTTGCATTCGAAATGATGATTCTAAATATGTATTATCAAATGAATTTTGATAACGTTTCAAAAGAGGCCTTACATATTGTTGATCATATTCAAACGTATCTTTTATTTCTTTGTTATCTGTATTACATTGAAAAGCAATATAGTGTGATCTTAATTGTTCTTCGATTTCAGATATTAATTTCGACTGAGCTTTTAGCCAGTTTTCTAAATCTTCTCCAGAAGAAATAGACGTATTTAATAAAGTAGACAAGTCTTTTTCAAGCTCATGTAAATTACGAATATCAATCGTATTAGAGTTCTGCATTATATATCCCTCACTTTTTATTTATTCATAGAGATATTCTTCTTTTTCGTTATAATTCCTTTTTTACCAAAAAAATTTGTGCCTATTACGCCAAGAATAATCATAAGTGTACCGATAATATGATAGTAGGCAATTTGCTCGTGTAAGAATACAACACCTGCAATTATAGTAATAAGTGTAGATAAGTTGCTAAAAACACTTATTTTGGCTGCTTCAATATAAGATAATGAATAGTTTAATAATAAGGCCGTTAGTAAGGATGATAGTAATCCTAAATATAAAATGGATATAAGAAATGTACCGTTTGTAAATGGCTTAAAGTACATAGTTATTGTGCCTTTATTTATATGATCAGCGATAGCGATTAAATTAAAACTAATAAAACCGATTGCTGTCATTGTGTAGGTTAAATCCATTAGCTTGAATTTCTTTGTCATTTTTCGAGCTAATACATTGTAGCAAGCAGATGATAATGCCGATAACAGGATGAGAATAACTCCGATGAAGCTAGTTTCATGGGCACCGATACCATTCATGATAAATATATAAATGACACCGATGACAGAAACGAGTACAGATGTTTTTTGCCATATATTTGTATACTCTTTTAAAAAATAGGAAGCGAGTATCATCGTAAATATAGGGATAGCAGCTTGTATAATTCCAGCCTCAGATGAACTTGTATATACTAGACCAAATGCTTGGAAAGCAAAGAACAGTGCTGGATAAAATATTGCAAGTGGTAAAAGGGCAAGTATGTTTTTGAATGATATATTTAACTTTACAAAACTGGAAATAACCGGAATACTTGCTGCTATGAAAGCAACTGTAAAACGGTGAGCAAGAGTATCAAGAGGGCTCGTAATGGTTAGTGCTAGTTTCACAAACATAAATGAAAATCCAATAATAAATGAATAGAGTAATGCGGATATATATGCTTTTGTTGTATTTGTCATAATTTCACCTCATAGTAGTTGATTTCTTACTGGCCAGTATACGTATATAGTAATCTTTCTGATCTAGTGCTACAATGTGAACAAATACAAACTGTACCGGTACAACTTAAATATTGGGGTGGTAATGATGTATAAGTATTTACATATTTTAAACGATTTAGAAAGTGTGATTCAAAATGGTGAGATAAAAGAAGGAAAGAAATTACCGTCTATACGGTCACTCGTCACGCAATATGAATGTAATAAGGCGACTGTAATACGAGCGCTGCATGAATTAGAAAAGCGTCATATTATTTATTCTGTACCTCAAAGTGGATACTACGTTGTTAAGAAATCTGGGAGTTACATAGAAAATAACGAGATGATTGATTTTGCTTCCTCAGCACCAGATCCAGATGTTTTTCCATACTTAGATTTTCAACATTGTATTAATAAGGCAATTGATACATATAAAAATGATTTGTTTGTATACGGAACACCGAAAGGTTTACCATCTTTAATTCCAGTTATTCAAAAACAGCTGGCAAATTATCAAGTCTTTACAAAAGAAGAAAATATCTTTATCACATCAGGTGTGCAGCAAGCACTTGCTATATTAACTTCTATACCATTTCCGAATGAAAACGAAACGATATTAATTGAACAGCCAACATATCATTTATATATTGAATATCTAGAAATAAATAAAATTCCTGTAATCGGCATTAAACGTACGAATGAAGGAATTGACTTGAATGAATTAGAACGTATATTTCGAACAGGAAAAATAAAATTTTTTTATACGATACCGAGATATCATCATCCACTTGGAACGTCTTATTCTAAAAATGAGAAAGAAAAAATCGTGCTATTGGCCAAGAAGTATAATGTATTTATAGTGGAAGATGATTATTTAGCAGATTTAGAAACAGATTCAAAAGCAGATCCGTTATATAGCTTACATAATTGTAATCATGTCATATATTTGAAAAGTTACTCGAAGATTATTTTTCCAGGTTTACGAGTCGGTGTGGCGGTTATTCCACCGGCTATTGCAAATGCTTTCCATAAATATAAAAAGATTTTAGACATCGATAGTCCAATGATATCTCAAGCTGCTTTAGAAATTTATATAAAGAGTGGTATGTTCGAACGCCATAAAAATAAAATTAAATCCTCCTATAATAATAGATCAAAAAAACTAGCAGAAACATTAGAAAAAATGCAAAATGAAAACCCATTTTTGTTTACATATAATAAGCAAAATACATTGGGAATACACACTTGTTTAGAAATGCAGAAAAACATAGTGACGGAAATACTTATAAAAAAATTAAGTGAAAATCAAATAAGTATTGATTCTATTGATAGAAATTATTTAAATGATTTTCATAAAGAAAGGTTGTTGAAGTTAAACGTATCGAATGTAAAGGAAGATAAGATTGAAGAAGGTATTCGCAAGGTAATTGAGGAAGTAAAACAATTGGGACGTCTATATTTTCAATTTAAAAAAGAATAATACGTATAAGGAGGTTTGTTATGAAACGAAAAATAATAGCCTTGTTTGTATGTATTACTATAGTTATTGGAGCACTTGTAATTATTATCAATAGTAAAGAAAGTGACAAATGTATAGCAGTTGCTATGTATTCGAGAGGTGTTATAGTGGATCATAACAACGAACCTATATCTAATGTGAAAATTTATGAAGATTCCATTAAAAGTAAAGAGCGTGCTATTTCAAATCTACAAGGTGAATTTGAAATTATTAATGGCGTGTGTGGTAAAATTACGTTACAATTTGTTACTCCTGATGGAGAAATCTATACGAAAGAATATGATAGTGAGCATATACCAAAAATAATTAAACTTAGTGATAAAAATGAAGGAGAATGATATGAAACCATTACAGGGTAAAGTTGCGGTTGTGGCCGGAGCAACAAGAGGTGCTGGAAGAGGTATTGCGATGATGCTTGGTGAAGCTGGCGCAACTGTATATGTAACAGGAAGAAGTACAAAAGGGAATTTATCCTGTATGGGGAGAACTGAAACGATTGAAGAAACTGCAGAGCTTGTTACAAGGCAAGGCGGAATCGGAATTGCAGTTCGTGTTGATCATACGGTAGAAGAAGATATTAAAGCATTATTTAAAAAGATTCAAGAGGAACAAAATGGGCAGCTTGATATTTTAGTAAATGATGTTTGGGGCGGAGATCCTTTAACGGAATGGGAGAAACCTTTCTGGGAACACAACCTACATAACGGACTACTTATGCACCAAAGAGCTGTTCATTCTCATATAATGACAAGCCATTACGGTGTACCGTTAATGGTGAAAAATAACAAGGGACTTGTAATAGAAATTACAGATGGTGTCGACTATCAATACCGAGGTAATTTATATTATAGTTTAGCAAAAATCTCAACAATCCATTTAGCAGAAGCTATGGCGAAAGATTTAGAGAAACACGATATTACAGCAATAGCAGTTAGCCCAGGTTTCCTTCGTTCAGAAGCGATGCTAGATATATTTGGTGTAACAGAGGAGAATTGGCAAGAAGGAGCTAAACAAGACCCTCATTTCATCGCATCAGAAACTCCCTTCTTCGTTGGAAGAGCAATCGCAGCTTTAGCAAGTGATTCAAACGTTCATGTAAAAACTGGCCGAGCACTAAGCTCATGGGAATTAGGAAGAGAGTATGGTTTTACAGATATGGATGGTAGAAGACCAGATTGGGGAAAATATTTTGAGGAGAACGTTTTAAATCAAAATTAAGATAGTATAATATTTTTAAGAGCGCTCTTAGTGAAGAGTGCTCTTTTTCATTAATGTAAATATTTACTTAGCATCTTTTTAAAGTGATTTTTATCGTAATTTACATATTGGATAGCTGTATTACGTATTGGATCTCCTGCATAAAACCTTTCGTACAATTCGTGTCTGGATCCTAGTGGACTTCCGACAATATCCCATGCTAATTTAAATAGCTTTGTACGTTGTTCAGCATCTATGTTCGTTCCTTTAAAGTGTTTTTTCAACAAATCCGATATCGGACTTTGGAAATCTTTCATGCTGGAAGGTAGTTGAATAAAGCCACCTGCTCCAATTAATTGTAAAATTTCTATTGCGCGGGGATAATATTTCGAACCAAGATTTCTTGCAGTTTCAATATATTTAAAGTTTGGCAAATATGTTTGGTTCTCATAAATAGTACCTCCAACTTCTGAGGCAATTAGGAGAGCTCGAATTGTTTCAATTTGCATAATTAATTCCCCGAGTTTCTCTTGGACATGCAAATAAGTATTAGCACCGATTGCTTCAGCAATTTCACAAGCGATTGCAGTTATAAATTCGAGCTTTACTAGTAATCGTATAATTGCTTGGTGATAAGCTAAACAACTAGAAGCTACATCTGATTTTATTGCCCATAGTGCTTCAGGATTGTTATAAAGTAAAACACGTTCCCAAGGTACAAATACATTATCGAAGATTAATAGTGCATCCATTTCATCATACTGCGAGCTAATAGGGGAATCAACTGTACTTGAGGATTTATTCGCAAATGGCTCTCTACAAACCATATGTAATCCTGGGGAATTAGCTGCGACAATGAGAAAATGAGCTAAATCTTTTTGAGCGTCAGTCAGCTTTGTTAATGGATAAATTAATAAATCATTTGAATAAGGGGAAGCAGTCCCTATCATTTTTGCACCATTTAAATAAATTCCGTCGGTAGTTTTTTTCGTAATTCTAAGTAATCCTAATTCATTTGCATTCAACGTTGATTCTGTAGATCGATTTATTTGTGGATCACGCTGAACTACACTTATAAATAAGTGTTTATCTCTAGCTTCTTCATAATAAGATGTGATTTTATCTGGAAACTGTGAATCAAATTTTTTATAAAAATATCTTGATACGTACCATCCAGTAAGTCTCGATCTGGCGTAATCGGATAATCTACTCATTACACCGTCTGTAAAAAAGCTCCACGTTTCAAAGGCGGTTCTCCTCATTAATAATTCGTTATAGGAACTTGGAACTAAAAAAGCTGTATGGACAAACTCTTTCGTTTTTGGACTCACATATCCAACAGAGTTTCTTCGTATTGGATCATCGAATAATGAAAATAAATTAGAAATAGTACATAGTGTACCCGCGAAATTTTTGTCTGTAGTTACATCTACTTTCTTTCCATAGAGCCAAACATTTCTTCCATCTTGTAAACTCTTTATATAAGCATCCTTCAAATTTTGCATATTTCCTCCTTCTAAAGACTACTCATATATTTGTACATCTTTTAATGGTGGAGAATATACGTGGAATGTTATTACTGCTGAATCTGTAGCGTTATACATTTTATGCACAGTATCTTTTTTTACGGTGAAAATATTTCCCTTTGTAAATTCTTCAATCCGTTCGCTATTGTTTTCATACGTTATATTTTGTAACGTGCCATTGACTATTAGGATACATCCTAAAGATATTCCGTGATCATGAACAAAAGTCTTTGCTTTGCTTGGAAAATTTAATACTATAATCTCCACAAATTCAGACTTATAGATAACGTTTCTTCCGTATTCGAGATTAGCTGGTGAAGTTATGAAAGGAGATACTTTATGAAGTGTAATATTTAATGATTGAATAGCGTGTATTAAATTGGCCATATCGTAGTTACATAGGTTATTAAACGCTTTTTGTATGTTATGAATCAATTGCATGTAAAACTTCCTCCTAAGCATATGCAGTGAAAGAAAAAGTAATCTCATATTATATAGTACGTAGTTGATTACATAATATTGTATTGAAGCATTTCAAAAAAGTGACTGGTTTTAATTAGGGGAATATCTGTTTTTGAACAAATTGGTAATTAATACCTTTATTTATGTTATGCTTGAACTATACGTATTATCTAGGGGGGATGAAGTATATGGCGGTCCTTTTGGTTGAAAATTTATACCAATTATCAATTGTTTTACTATTACTTTGTTCATTTTGTTTTTATAGATATTTAAAGAAAATGAAAAGGGAAAGAAAGCTTACAGGTTTTGAAATTACGATGTATATCGTGACGCAACTTGCGTATTTCATTTGGGCGGCAACAACTTTTCTTAAAATGTTATCAGAATAGTAATCTTCATGTATGATTAATTGTCTATTAGATGCTGGGCAGAAATGTAAAGTAAATAAGGATAAGGGTAATTTTATAAATTGGGTAAATAAATATAGTCGGTATCTAGATCGATAACAATATCACTTATAACGATTTTACAAAAAGAGTGGGGAATACGTTCGTAATTATTTCGAATGACACCATATTAGATATTCCCTCATGTTTTACATTCAAATACATCCTTTTTAATTTCGTAATTGAGACGTATTGTCCAGTTACATACTCATTAATTCCATACCCATCAAATTCAATTACCATATTATCACTGTTGGTTGATAGTCAACTTTATAGCTTAAATTTCGGATGAAACATTCACATTAATTATTATAAATAGTTTAAGAGCTACGTTAAATACATTTTTTTATCATTGGGGTATAGTTCATCTCTCAGTGATTATCAGCCTGATCCCCACAAATAGCGGGATAAAAGGGGAGGATATGAATGAAACAATATAAGTTAGTTTTAAAAGGGCCTAAACAACTGAAGTGGCAAACAGATAAAATTAGGCCTATACAGGATGATGAAATTATCGTTAAAACAATCGCAGGTGCAATAAGTATTGGGGCAGAGTTACCACAGTATAAAGAATCGGACATTTCAGATGTTAATCCTTTATATCCGAGAGAAACTGGATATGAAAGTTATGGTGAAGTTATTCAAGTTGGTAATACAGTAACAAATTTAAACGTAGGCGATAAAGTAGTTTCTTTTTATGGGCATCAAACGATAGGAATAGTTAAGGGGCATAAAGTAATTCGAGTACCTAGTTATATAAAACCTAAAGTTTCCTTATTATCCATTCTTTCATGTGATGCTGCTAAAGGAGTATTAAAACTAAACCCACGACAAGATAAAAAAGTACTTATAACTGGAATGGGAGTTATGGGGTTACTCGCTTGTTATTTCTTAAAATACTATGTGGGTGTGGATCATGTGGATGTTGTTGAACCTAATAGAAATAGAAGAGAATTTGCAAAGAAATTTGGTGCAAAAAACATATATGATTCAGAAGAGCAAATAATAGAAACATATAGTTACGGTTTCGAATGTTCAGCTACAAATAGCGGATTCCGTACATTGCAAAAAGCACTTAACAGTAATGGTGTAATATGTATACTTTCTGATGGTAATAAAGTAGAACTAACATTAACCGCCGACTTTTATCGGAAAGAATTGCAAATCATTGGGTCAAGTGACGGATATGATTATCAAAAACATGCAGATTGGTTTTTTAGAAAAATAGAACAAACACCATTTATAGAAGGGATTTTTCAACATGAAATACATTATACTGCACTCATACAATGTTTTGAGGAACTGAGTCAAGGGATAATCAACCCTTTAAAAGTATACGTTTCATATGAATAATGAAAAAACTAACCAAATATTTGTCACATACCTTATATATGTTTTGTCTCAATTATGATATTCAAAATAAGAAGGAACACATATGAAAATTTTTGTAGCAGGTGCAACTGGTGTAATAGGACGTACTTTATTGCTAATGTTAATAAGAGAAGGTCATACGGTATTTGCAATGATTCGTAATGAATCGCAAGTAGAAGCAATAAAGAAAGTTGGTGCTATACAAGTAATAACCGGGAGAGAGGTGCTTCAAATAATAAAGCACGTAAAGATTATGGATGGATACCTTTACATCCTTCATGGTCTGATGAGTGTGTGAAATATCATAAAAATCCTTTAATGGGAATACTAGTAACACTCACTATTAAAGGGTTGGGCTGTAATGAATATACTTTTTGAAAGCATTATTTTAATCCTCACTGGAATTATTGTTTTAAAACTGACAGGTAGTAAATCTGTTAGCCAAATGACGAGAGCTGAAATTATTATTGTGGTTTCTATAGGTCGTATTATTGTAGAACCTATATTAAGTAGGAAAGTAGGCCCATCTATTTTTGCTGCGTTTATTTTTGCGGGTGTTTTACTTATTATTCATTTTTTTGAATTGAAATCACGAAAAGTAGAAAAGTTTCTAAATGGAACTAGCATTATTGTTATAGAAAACGGAGAAGTTTTAAAAAAGAATTTATTACGTGCAAAAATGTCAGAACAACAATTATTTATGCATCTGAGAGAAAAAGGTATACATGAAATCAAGAATTTACAACAAGCAACCGTAGAAACGAATGGACGGATTGGGTATCAACTAACTACTAAGGCACAACCAGTTACTTTGGAAATGCTAGAAAAGCTTCTAGAGAAATGTAATCTGAAAAAATAGTTTTAGACTGAAAAGCGCTTCTTGTACATAAAGGCACTTTTCGCAAACGTGTAAAAGTCCCTTCAGTAATCCTGAAGGGACTCTAATTTACCGAGGGTGATGACAATCAATATTACGATTAACAACATTAAAGTTCAAAAAATAAACAGAATAAATAATTGACAAAAAATGAGAATAGTAGTAACCTAACGTAAAACATACGCTACCGTATTTTATTGGAGAGATGATATGCAAGTAACGAGGGAAGACTGGATAAAAGTAGGATTACAACAATTAGCTAATGAAGGTATACATAAAGTTCGCATTGAAGCACTTGCTCGATTGCTAAAAATAAGCAAAGGTAGCTTCTATCACTATTTTCGTGACCATCAAGAGCTTTTAGATTCTATGCTCGACTTTTGGGAAGTACATGCAACAAAGTTGATTGTTCAAAATATTGAGCAACAGGATGCCTCTTTAGAACAGCTATTACAGATTAGTTTTAATCGAGATAAAAAAATTGAGAATGGTATTTATGCTTGGGCTAAATATGATCCTGTTGTGGCAACACGTTTAGTAGATATAGAAGAACAAAGAATTTCTTGTGTTGCAAAATTGTATCAAAAAATGGGCGTAGACGAAACTGAATCAATTGATCGAGCGAGACTTGCCTATTTAACGTATGTAGGATGGATGACAAGGTTTGAAGCAAATCCTAATTTTGATATTAATAAAATGGTTGAGCTTTTAACTTCTTTCAGTGGGTATCCAAACATCGACTGAAAGAAGTAAAGCTTCCAGACGCAATTATGCTGAGGCATAATTGATTATTCGATAATATGTGTCCCTAATATGGTTATAAAACCTGAAGGGACAAAATTTTTACTGTAACATACGGTAGTGTATGTTATTTTTGAAGTTACGACATTGGGGGCGAATAAATGAAATTACTATTAACATTAGTAGCTGTAGTGCTTCTGTGTTTTATCAGTTTTTTGCATATTTATTGGGCTTTTGGAGGTCGATGGGGTTCTGCCGCTGTTATCCCAGTAAAAGAGGGAGAACATAAGCCAGCTTTTACTCCGAGAATATGGGGAACATTATTCATAGCCATTCTTATTCTACTAGCTAGTGTCATTATTGTTGTTCAAGTAGGTTATTTGCAGGGATTCCAAGCAAATAGTTTATCTAAAATCGGAAGTATTGTCTGTGCTTTAGTTTTCATTATTAGGGCAATTGGTGATTTTAAGTTTGTTGGATTTTTCAAAAAAATTAAACATTCTCAGTTTGCTAGATACGACACTTGGTTTTATAGTCCATTATGTTTATTTTTTGGCTTTGTCTATATCATGTTGTTGTTTTAATAAGTATAATGAATTCCCTATAAAATAAATTTTATACAGGAAGAAAACACCTCCTATTGAACAAGTAGTAATAAAAAGAGGTTTGAGCATAGCAATAGAGCAA
Encoded here:
- a CDS encoding 4-hydroxyphenylacetate 3-hydroxylase family protein, with the translated sequence MQNLKDAYIKSLQDGRNVWLYGKKVDVTTDKNFAGTLCTISNLFSLFDDPIRRNSVGYVSPKTKEFVHTAFLVPSSYNELLMRRTAFETWSFFTDGVMSRLSDYARSRLTGWYVSRYFYKKFDSQFPDKITSYYEEARDKHLFISVVQRDPQINRSTESTLNANELGLLRITKKTTDGIYLNGAKMIGTASPYSNDLLIYPLTKLTDAQKDLAHFLIVAANSPGLHMVCREPFANKSSSTVDSPISSQYDEMDALLIFDNVFVPWERVLLYNNPEALWAIKSDVASSCLAYHQAIIRLLVKLEFITAIACEIAEAIGANTYLHVQEKLGELIMQIETIRALLIASEVGGTIYENQTYLPNFKYIETARNLGSKYYPRAIEILQLIGAGGFIQLPSSMKDFQSPISDLLKKHFKGTNIDAEQRTKLFKLAWDIVGSPLGSRHELYERFYAGDPIRNTAIQYVNYDKNHFKKMLSKYLH
- a CDS encoding cysteine dioxygenase family protein; the encoded protein is MQLIHNIQKAFNNLCNYDMANLIHAIQSLNITLHKVSPFITSPANLEYGRNVIYKSEFVEIIVLNFPSKAKTFVHDHGISLGCILIVNGTLQNITYENNSERIEEFTKGNIFTVKKDTVHKMYNATDSAVITFHVYSPPLKDVQIYE
- a CDS encoding zinc-binding alcohol dehydrogenase, encoding MKQYKLVLKGPKQLKWQTDKIRPIQDDEIIVKTIAGAISIGAELPQYKESDISDVNPLYPRETGYESYGEVIQVGNTVTNLNVGDKVVSFYGHQTIGIVKGHKVIRVPSYIKPKVSLLSILSCDAAKGVLKLNPRQDKKVLITGMGVMGLLACYFLKYYVGVDHVDVVEPNRNRREFAKKFGAKNIYDSEEQIIETYSYGFECSATNSGFRTLQKALNSNGVICILSDGNKVELTLTADFYRKELQIIGSSDGYDYQKHADWFFRKIEQTPFIEGIFQHEIHYTALIQCFEELSQGIINPLKVYVSYE
- a CDS encoding DUF421 domain-containing protein, with the translated sequence MNILFESIILILTGIIVLKLTGSKSVSQMTRAEIIIVVSIGRIIVEPILSRKVGPSIFAAFIFAGVLLIIHFFELKSRKVEKFLNGTSIIVIENGEVLKKNLLRAKMSEQQLFMHLREKGIHEIKNLQQATVETNGRIGYQLTTKAQPVTLEMLEKLLEKCNLKK
- a CDS encoding TetR/AcrR family transcriptional regulator, translating into MQVTREDWIKVGLQQLANEGIHKVRIEALARLLKISKGSFYHYFRDHQELLDSMLDFWEVHATKLIVQNIEQQDASLEQLLQISFNRDKKIENGIYAWAKYDPVVATRLVDIEEQRISCVAKLYQKMGVDETESIDRARLAYLTYVGWMTRFEANPNFDINKMVELLTSFSGYPNID
- a CDS encoding DUF3995 domain-containing protein — protein: MKLLLTLVAVVLLCFISFLHIYWAFGGRWGSAAVIPVKEGEHKPAFTPRIWGTLFIAILILLASVIIVVQVGYLQGFQANSLSKIGSIVCALVFIIRAIGDFKFVGFFKKIKHSQFARYDTWFYSPLCLFFGFVYIMLLF